From the genome of Fimbriimonadaceae bacterium, one region includes:
- a CDS encoding restriction endonuclease — MSIPDYETLMLPLLQIAAEMNGQEIPLVAAVEKLATQFKLTTDQRHELLPSGGTFKFSSRVSWARTYLQKAGLLEGTKRGHFRITDRGSAILRTKPVRIDGNLLSQFEEFREFQGRKKERRTDKLQPSANSSPETPIESLATQYERLREALASEVLERVKKCSPQFFERLVIFLLVRMGYGGSLKDAGQAIGKSKDGGVDGVIRQDKLGLDNIYIQAKRWSDKPVGSPDIDQFAGALSKMKATKGIFITTSTFTKDARASVYSSRIILIDGIQLAGYMIDHGVGVSIASTYEIKKVDSDFFEEDLE, encoded by the coding sequence ATGTCCATTCCAGACTACGAGACCCTGATGCTTCCGCTATTGCAGATTGCTGCGGAGATGAATGGGCAGGAGATTCCACTTGTCGCTGCCGTCGAGAAACTGGCAACGCAGTTCAAATTGACAACTGATCAGCGGCATGAGCTTCTGCCGAGTGGGGGTACTTTCAAGTTTTCTTCTCGCGTATCGTGGGCCAGGACCTATCTGCAAAAGGCAGGTTTGCTCGAAGGAACAAAGCGGGGCCACTTTCGTATCACTGACCGTGGGAGTGCCATTCTCAGAACTAAACCAGTTCGGATTGATGGGAATCTTCTGTCGCAATTTGAAGAGTTCCGGGAGTTTCAGGGACGCAAGAAGGAACGCAGGACTGATAAACTCCAACCTTCGGCCAATAGCTCCCCCGAGACGCCAATCGAATCATTGGCAACCCAGTACGAGCGACTGCGGGAGGCTCTTGCATCGGAAGTTCTCGAAAGGGTGAAGAAGTGCAGCCCACAATTCTTCGAACGACTCGTTATTTTCTTGCTGGTCAGGATGGGTTATGGAGGTTCACTGAAGGACGCTGGCCAAGCTATCGGCAAAAGCAAAGATGGTGGCGTTGATGGAGTAATTCGGCAGGATAAGCTCGGATTGGATAATATCTATATCCAGGCAAAGCGGTGGAGCGACAAGCCGGTGGGCAGTCCGGACATCGATCAATTCGCCGGTGCGCTTTCAAAGATGAAGGCGACCAAAGGCATCTTCATCACAACATCCACCTTCACCAAAGACGCGCGTGCATCGGTATATTCCTCTCGAATCATTCTCATCGACGGCATCCAGTTGGCAGGTTATATGATTGACCATGGCGTGGGAGTGTCGATTGCTTCCACCTACGAAATCAAGAAAGTTGATTCGGATTTCTTCGAGGAAGATCTCGAATAA